Proteins from a genomic interval of Caulobacter rhizosphaerae:
- a CDS encoding copper chaperone PCu(A)C translates to MNRLVLAFAVALVAFAPAQAADYRVGGIEIRHPWTRPAKAGMNGVGYLTLVNVGAKPVKLLMVQSPAARSVTLHQTSQADGIASMRPVTDGLRVAPGASVAFAPGGYHLMLMGLTRAQAPGGKVPLTLVFDGGRRIRIELAVVSAAPNAAGADPMAGMHHDH, encoded by the coding sequence ATGAACCGCCTCGTCCTGGCCTTCGCCGTCGCCCTGGTCGCCTTCGCGCCCGCCCAGGCCGCCGACTATCGCGTCGGCGGGATCGAGATCCGCCATCCCTGGACTCGCCCGGCCAAGGCCGGCATGAACGGGGTCGGCTACCTGACCCTGGTCAATGTCGGCGCCAAGCCGGTCAAGCTGCTGATGGTCCAGAGCCCGGCCGCGCGGTCGGTGACCCTGCACCAGACCAGCCAGGCGGACGGGATCGCCTCGATGCGGCCGGTGACCGACGGGCTGAGGGTCGCGCCGGGGGCCAGCGTCGCCTTCGCGCCCGGCGGCTATCACCTGATGCTGATGGGCCTGACCCGCGCCCAGGCGCCGGGCGGCAAGGTTCCGCTGACCCTGGTGTTCGACGGCGGGCGGCGGATCCGCATCGAGCTGGCCGTGGTATCGGCCGCCCCGAACGCCGCCGGAGCCGACCCGATGGCCGGCATGCACCACGACCACTGA